The DNA window CCGAGGAAGGTGGGACGTCCGTTCATCTGCCAGCCGAGGGTGTCGCCGTTGATGCCGTTGTGGGCGACGCGGTGCCGGTGCAGGAGGTCAAGCTCGCTCCACACGGCGTCGAGGCTCTCCTCGGTGAGGTCGGAGGCGGTGGTGTCGTCCAATGACCGGACACGGCGGTGCTCCCGCACGAGCACCGCCGTCTGGGGACCGAGTTCCCCGATGGCGATCAGACGCGGGACAGCGGCCCCGGCGGAGCGCGCGGCCGACTCCAACAGGGCGGCGTGTTCCACGCGTCGACGCAGTCCCAGCAGTACCGGTGGGGCGGCCGACTGGCGCAGCATGGCGATGCCGAGCAGACGCCTCCCGAGGCGTGCGGTGTCGTTGGCGTGCATCAGCATGATGTCCAGGCGGCGGTCAACGGTGTCCACACTGAGGTGCTGGTTTCCCTCCTGATCGTCCTCGGACGGGGTGATCTCGAGTGGTTCGAGGCCGAACCGACGCAGTTCCCGCACCAGTTGGCCGGTGATGGAGGCCGGTTGGGACATTCCCACGGCGTAGCTGGTGCCCGTGGCACAGGTCAGTCCGACCACGATGGTCAGTAGCAGGCTGACCGCAGTGGTGATCCCCGCGAACAGGACCGAGACGGCGGTGACCGTGATGCCGAGCCACATCGCTGTACGCACGCGGGGGACGTGATCGGGCGCCAGTGCGCCCACGTAGGCAACGGCGGCGGCGATGTAGGCGTGCAGGGCGATGGTGAAGACGCTGTGCGTGTCCGACGTGGCCAGCACCTCGGGCGGCCCTCCGGGGCCGGACGCCGCGAGCACTGCGGCGTTGAGCATGCCCGTGGCGCCGTAGCCACAGATTCCGGCGACGATCCCGCGCACAAGCTGGCGGAGCTGCTTCCGGAGGAGCCGTTCCACGGTTACCACGCTGATCAGCACCAGAACGGTGAGGTTGGCCGCTCCCGCTATCAGCGCCATCAGAGAGGGGGAGATCAGCGCACGAAGCTCCTCCGGGTCGGCGGTTCCCGTGTCCTCTGCGGGGATCTCGGCGACCAGCAGGACAAGCGCGACCAACAACGTCCCGGCGAGGGCGAGCAGCAGGTCCTGTGTTCTGCGTGCGGTCGGTTGGCTGTCTTCGAGTGTTCTCATCGCGCCCTGCGTCGGGGGTGTTTTTCCTCCTGGCTCCACGTTTCCAGCGTGCCCGACGCGTCTGCCTTTCGGGGGTTGGGTGGGGGCGTGTTCGGGGGTTTCCCCGTCGCGGGGGTTTGGTGGTTTCGGCTTCCGGCAGCACGACAGTCCCCCGCCGACAAGTGAGCTTTTTCCTGAATGAAGAAATTTGTACTTTAAGCCCGGATTGTGGAGCTGCTTTCGGGATTTCTGCCGCGTCCTCCTATGGCCACCATGATGTTTCGCACCCGAGAATGAGGGCTACGTGAGCAGAAAACCCACCAAGAGCAATGGAGCACTTCGGTGACCGAGACAACCTCTGCCCAGTCTCCCGCCGACCTTCGGTCCGTGATCGGCGGTGTCCCCCTGCAGCGCGCGGACCGCCCCATGGCCAACACCAATCCCTCGCTGACGGAGGAGGTGTTGGCCCACGTCAGCCTTGCCGACCGGGGGGACTTCTCCTCGGCGTGCCGCACCGCGAAGCAGGCCCAACAGGAGTGGGCGCGGACTCCCGCTCCCATCCGTGGCCAGGTCATCGGTAACATCGCCGACCTGGCCACGGCCAACAAGGAGGCGTTGTCCCGCGCGGTGACCCGCGATATCGGAAAGACCCTCACGGAGGCGCGCGGTGAGGTTCAGGAGGTCATAGACACATGCGAGTTCTTCCGCAGTGAGGGACGCCGGTTGTATGGCCATACCGTCCCTTCGGAGATGCCGGACAAACAGCTGTTCACGTTCCGTGACCCGCTGGGTGTGGCCGCTGTCATCACGGCGGGGAACTTCCCCGTGGCTGTTCCCTCGTGGTACATCGTCCCTGCCCTCCTCACCGGAAACACGGTCGTGTGGAAGCCGGCCGAATATTCCGCCTCCTGCGCCTGGGTGCTCTACGAGGTGTTCTCCCGCGCGGGGCTCCCCCCGGGTGTGCTGAACATCGTCTACTGCGAGGGAGAGGAGGCGTTCGCGGGGCTGAGCGACGCCCTCGACGAGGGACTCGTTGACAAGGTCGGCTTCACCGGCTCCACCACGGTGGGCTCCCGCATCGGGGAACTGTGCGGCCGTCACCTCCAGACCCCCTGTCTCGAGCTCGGGGGCAAGAACCCCATGGTTGTCACGGAGGACGCCGATGTGGAGCTGGCGGCCGAGGGAGCGCTGTTCTCCGGATTCGGCACCGCCGGACAGCGGTGCACCTCGTTGGGAACCGCGATCGTGCACGAGTCGGTCTACGAGCGGTTCATCAGCCTGCTCACGGAGGCGACCGCCTCAGCTGCGGTGGGGGATCCCACCCGCGACGTGCTCTACGGACCGATGATCAACGAGCGTTTCGCGGAGCGTTACGAGGGCTTCCTCAACTGGATCAGTGACCACCATCGGGTTCTGGGGTCAACGGCGACCGGAAGGATCACCCCCGCCCGTCCGCGGGAGGGGTTCGTCGGAGACCCGGAATCGGGCTTCTTCTACCATCCGGTGATCCTGGACGGGGTGCGTCCCAGCGACAAGGTATTCACGGAGGAGACCTTCGGCCCCATCATCGGCGTGACCACCTACCGGCACCTCGAGGAAGCGATCGAACTGTCCAACCTCCCCGGTTACGGCCTGTCAAGCGCGGTATACACCACTGACCCACGAACGGCGTTCACGTTCCGTTCCGGTGTCGGAGCGGGCATGGTCAGTGTCAACAACTCCACCTCGGGTGCCGAGGCGCACATGCCGTTCGGTGGGAACGGCCGTTCCGGCAACGGTGGACGGCTGTCCGGCACCTGGGTACTGGACCAGTTCACCCGGTGGCGGTCGATGAACTGGGACTACTCCGGCAAGCTCCAGAAAGCGCAGATGGACGTTGCCCAGATAGAGGCGGACATGAGTTTCCGGTTGGAGTGACGACACCGGCGTACCGTCGTGCTTCCGTGGTGGTACGACGGTACGCCGGAGGGGCCATGGCAGGGTGGGGGCATTGTCCCGGCCCGAAGCGGCGGACGACGCTCCGGGATGCTCGGCCCGGGACGGAGACGTAGCCCGCCGGGGTTCTCCGCCCCCGGGCGGAGGCGGTCAACCCGCCGGAACGACCGCTACCAGCGCGAGCCACGCGCGGGCAAGGTCGGCCGGTGGGCGCGGTCCCCGACCGACGGCGGGGGCGTCCGCTCCGGAGACCGGATGCGCGGTAAACTCCGCACCGATCTCGAAGCCCTGCCGCCGCTTCAGTCTGGAAAAGATGAGTGCCACCACAGCGACCGTCGAGGAATCCCGCGCCGAGCTGGAGACACCGCAGCTCATCCTACGCCGCTCCGGGTTCGCCGCGGCCGCTCCCCTGTTCTCCGCCGACCTCGCCGCGGCCAGCGACCTGGACCAGGCCACCCAAACTGTGTCCTCACACGGCCGCAGACTCTGGTCGGAGGCCGCCCGCCAAGAGACGACCGACGACCGGGTTCTCTACTGGGCCCGGTTGGCGCTCATCGCACGGCTCCGGTCCTGGCAACCGTCCTTCCAACTCGGACAACGGGACCGGGCCGCTCTGATCACCCGGCTGGAACACGCCTCCCGTGGACACGACGACCTGGTCTTCCCGCCGGACGACCGGTTGCTCGGCGTCATCGTGACCGGCTTCGACCCGTGCGGCCTCGACGCCGACATCCGAGCTTCCAACTCCTCGGGGGTCGCGGCGCTCGCCCTGCACGGCGCCACCTTCGACCTCGATGGACACACCGTGGTGGTACGCACGGCGCTCTTCCCGGTGCGGTGGCGCGACTTCACCGGCGGGATGGTGGAGAGCGCCCTGTCCCCGCACTACACCGGAGGCGACGGCGGCACGGCGCCGGCGAACGCCGTCGTCGCCCTCGGCCAGGGGGACGAGGATTGCTTCGTCCTGGAAACACACAGCGCGGCGTGGCGCAGCGACGCCGCAGACAACGAGGATGTGCGGGCTCCCGGGCCGGTGCCTCTCACCGGGTCCGGGACCCCGGGGCCGCAGTGGGCCCGCTCCTCACTGCCGCACCGGACCATGGTCACCGAGTCCTCCGGAAACGTTCCGGTGCGGGAGAACACCTCCGTCGTCGAGGTTCCGGCCGGTTCGGAGGAACCAGTCCTCAGGAGCGACGGCCCTACCGCGGGATCCCGGGCCCGGGAGGGCTCCGGTGGGAACGGACTGTTCAACGAGCTCGCCTACCGCGGTGCGGTGCTCCGGGACGCCGCGAGCCGGAACGTTCCCACCGGCCATATCCGGACTCCCCCGCTACGGTCCGGCTCCGACGAGAGGCGGGAAACCACCGGTCCTGGTATCGGGATCTCCCGTGCCGAACTCGTCGAACAGGTACGCGGCATGGTCCCCGCCGCGTTGGGCGGAAGCACGGACACCGACTGAGGCGACGACCGTGCGTGCCCGCTGGCCGACTGCGACCGCTGTGGGGGACCCGCGGCGTGACCGCGTGTGGGCTTCCCGCGCCCCGGGGCAGCGGCGGTGATGGGGCGTGGTGGCGGCGAGCACCACCACGCCTGTCGCGTCAGTACGAGTAACTGGAGTCGTAGTCGTAGTAGTAGTCGTAGTAACCGGGAGTGTCCCACCCCATCGCGAATACCAGTATGAGGTAAACGATCCCGAACAGGATGCAGAGGCCGAACAGGATCCACGACGCGAGGGTGCAGCCACGCGAGGCCTTGGGGTTACTGTTCACCATGGTCAGGCCGATGATGGCCAGGATCAGCCCGACGAGGGTGCCCCCGCAGCAGCAGAAGAGCCCTACCGCGTTGGCGATCAGGGCGCCGATGGCACTGCCCTGGCTGGCTGGCTTCTCGTTTCCCTGCTGCGGACCGGGGGGTGGTGGGGGTGGGGGGCCTCCGGGAGGACCTCCGGGCGGGGGGCCACCGGGCGGGGGGCCACCGGGCGGAGGAGGCGGCGCTCCCCAGCCCCCGTTGTTCGGTGGTGGTTGTCCAGGACCTGGACCGTAACTCATGATGCGTTCTCCCCCCTTGGGAAGGATGCTTGGGGATTCGTCGCTTGATGGTCTCAGGTCAGATGTGTGGGTGCGTGCTGTGGTTCCATGTGACGTGGGTTTTGTTATGGAATCGGAGAAGTTGCCATACCAGTTCCTTTACAGTGTAGATTCTTCTGGGACTGCAACTGGGACGCGAGAAGAGTGGGTCCGCGGGTCATGGGAGGGAGCTCCGCCAGAGGCGGCGACCGGCAGGGCGCAATCCGGCCCCGCCGACCCCGCGACCACCACTCGCGGCCGCCCGCCCATCAGAGCCTCCACCGCGCGTCCTGTCGCGGACCGGCGTTGTTCCTCCGGGGCCGGACGGCATGCCAGCGCCTGGACCCTCCGGAACGGGGCCGCCGCCACGGAGGGTCGAGATACGCCGGACGCGCCACGGCACCGGGTCCGACCGAGCGGGGCGCCGAACGGAGCCACCCGGCGTCACTCTCCCGTCGCCGACGTCTCCTCCCCGACGGCCGAGGGAGCGGCGCGCAGCTGTTCCAGGAATCCGCCGACCGTGATGACCGTGGCCGACCACCCCAGTTCCCGTGCGAGGCGCAGCAGCTGCGGTTGCTCGACCCGGGCCTCGTGCAGCTTGTCCTGCTGGGCGAACACCTCGGCGGGGGTGCCGTCGGCGATGATGCTTCCGTGGGCCATGACGATGACACGGTCGAAGTTCTCCGCGCAGAAGTCCATGTCGTGTGTGATCGCAACGACCGTGGTCCCCTGTTCGTGCAGC is part of the Haloactinospora alba genome and encodes:
- a CDS encoding aldehyde dehydrogenase family protein produces the protein MTETTSAQSPADLRSVIGGVPLQRADRPMANTNPSLTEEVLAHVSLADRGDFSSACRTAKQAQQEWARTPAPIRGQVIGNIADLATANKEALSRAVTRDIGKTLTEARGEVQEVIDTCEFFRSEGRRLYGHTVPSEMPDKQLFTFRDPLGVAAVITAGNFPVAVPSWYIVPALLTGNTVVWKPAEYSASCAWVLYEVFSRAGLPPGVLNIVYCEGEEAFAGLSDALDEGLVDKVGFTGSTTVGSRIGELCGRHLQTPCLELGGKNPMVVTEDADVELAAEGALFSGFGTAGQRCTSLGTAIVHESVYERFISLLTEATASAAVGDPTRDVLYGPMINERFAERYEGFLNWISDHHRVLGSTATGRITPARPREGFVGDPESGFFYHPVILDGVRPSDKVFTEETFGPIIGVTTYRHLEEAIELSNLPGYGLSSAVYTTDPRTAFTFRSGVGAGMVSVNNSTSGAEAHMPFGGNGRSGNGGRLSGTWVLDQFTRWRSMNWDYSGKLQKAQMDVAQIEADMSFRLE
- a CDS encoding pyroglutamyl peptidase; this encodes MSATTATVEESRAELETPQLILRRSGFAAAAPLFSADLAAASDLDQATQTVSSHGRRLWSEAARQETTDDRVLYWARLALIARLRSWQPSFQLGQRDRAALITRLEHASRGHDDLVFPPDDRLLGVIVTGFDPCGLDADIRASNSSGVAALALHGATFDLDGHTVVVRTALFPVRWRDFTGGMVESALSPHYTGGDGGTAPANAVVALGQGDEDCFVLETHSAAWRSDAADNEDVRAPGPVPLTGSGTPGPQWARSSLPHRTMVTESSGNVPVRENTSVVEVPAGSEEPVLRSDGPTAGSRAREGSGGNGLFNELAYRGAVLRDAASRNVPTGHIRTPPLRSGSDERRETTGPGIGISRAELVEQVRGMVPAALGGSTDTD